Within Quercus lobata isolate SW786 chromosome 5, ValleyOak3.0 Primary Assembly, whole genome shotgun sequence, the genomic segment TTGAATTGACGTCAAGTCATTACCTACTCAATTATCTAGTATTGTAACAATTAATTATTAAGTTAAACAAAAGATTAAATAATGAAACAATAAGAATCGAAGCATAGACCTAGGAAAAATGTTGTTTGAATAAACCTAAAATTTTGTCTCATTTGAAATTTAGATCCATCCATTAATTTTGTATGTTTAAATCTagaattttgttacatttttttttatacattgattattatttatttatttattaattattggaTACATTGATAGTTAAGGTGaggagatttgaattttgaatattcccattgaaatcataaaattttctttaaaatgacTACTCGCTAGCTCAAATCAGAAATAAAAGCGAGtgaaattacgaaaaaaatatcaataagcTGCCCAACACAAATATGGAGTCTTGGTGATTTGAGACAAGGTGTGATATTTTGGTGATGCGTCTGAATGTGTGTCTTTTATCTTTTGCTCATTTAAGAGAATTTTCACCAACCATTATATTTCTAAGATGTAATTGGTcacttatttttaattgattttatctTCCAATTTAGGTTAAAAAATGTCCTAAGCGTTCCTAAGCTAAACTAAGCTCTAAAATCATGTATCAAGCCAAAAGATGTAGATCCAGATCGAAGTTCGGTTACACATGTAGATGCATGATATTAGGCATTGTACAACGTCTATCTTTTGGCaataacttcttttttatatgattttctgtttaaaaaataacttgAATATTCGACATGatatttttggataaacatgGTTTTATTTCCCAAAGcattttttctcattaaaaaaaaaatacaattgtcAAATTCTTGTGGAGTATCAACTTGATCCTTGTCAATTTTATTGATCATAAGGATATTTAGTataatttggtaaaatttgggtttgaaaaTGGTGATGTCTATGAACTATCAACTTATGGACTTTTGTGCAATTCTTAAAAGTTTAGggggaaaagtgaaattttttgtagtttaagaATTGaggtgaaaattttgaaatgtttggAGCAATTGTTTAGTTTTCTAGGTCAAAGTGTAGCTTTAGAAAgcttttgaatttaaaatgtaattttggaAAAGCTTATgatcaaaatgaaatttcaagTAAATTTTGAggtcaaaatgaaattttagaaaaccttaagtattaaaatataattttggaaaaattagtGGGTTGAGATGTAATTTTTGAAGAATGTGATGGCAATTTCAGAGTAATCATATCAAagtttgtataataaaaaattgtgtcaaatttacacattttagagtaatcatatcattttttttttctaagaactATCCATATCAAATAAGGTAAAATTGTCTAAATATGTCTAAGAACTATCCATATCAAATAAGGTAAAATTTTCTAAGAACTATCCATATCAAATAAATttacactattttattttatattttattatatctttacATATTATGAGTATGAATGAAGAGAGTGAGtggttgttgtgtgtgaaaaaaagaaaagtaaatagaaaaaattgatattttattgaaatatagtgtaaaataaataatttgatgtataattctttaaaaattgagcaaataaaataaaataaaaaagtaagtttttataataaaatagaaatgaatttttgtaCCAGCGGATACGAATATTGTATCTATGTTTAAGCTAATGTGTCAGTTGGATTCGATTTTTGGATTGGGCTTTTAGGTGACCTGATTGAATTTTGTAAGAAGAACGGCAACCAGGCCCATTACTGGCGGTGCCTCTTGCACCCGTTTGCTCTTCCccattttctctctatctcaccTTTTTTTCATGACCCAGGGTCCCAGACATCATGGTCGAGCAACTTCAAGGTTTCGATCTCGCCACTGGGTATGTTTGTGTTTATAGTATATGTAATTTCAGATGTTTAGAAGTGGACCTATATATGTGGTGGTTGTAACATTATCAGATTAATTATGTGACTGTGTGTCTGTGTTGGTGAGAATAGCTAATGtgtttatatacatatttctgaCGCTGCATGAATTTGGTGTATCCGTGGATGCGTATGCGATGAGCGTGTGTGAGTGAGGCGTACAGATTATACATACTAGAGGATGGTGAATATGTGTGATTGTTAAGCAATGTCTGTAAATCAATGTGTGTTAGGGGAATCACTGTACTGAAACTAGCATTAGCAACcatatggaaaatgaaaaggaaatagATGTTACACTTCTTTGAGCCTTCTGCCAGCTTCTTCATGATCTTGGGTTTGAATTTCTTGCTCTGCAGTTTCTCGAGACTTTGAATTCCTTCGTAATGGTGGCCCTCTTTATCATTATTTAAGATaccaataaatttatttttagtatagTTGAGATTTAATCCAAATTAtattgcttctcaaaaaaaaaaaaaaaaaaaaaatcctaattattttttgagatgcAAAGAGATTTTAGCAGTTGAATAATTAAAACTCATTCCTTAATACTATATTCTCAAAAGGCCTCTCAATGAACCACtagccttttttcttttttttaaaaaaattactttcttcaacaaattatttattctttctctattctataTTTATTCCGTTTTCCTATGTTAGTATGTTAGTGCTTGATATTGATACAAAGAGCACTCCCATTTGAGCATATTTTACCAAGGTAGTTTTGTATTAAAGGAGGAAATTACATGAAAAGACCAACAATTTATTCGTTacaagtttttagttttatcaattaaatttataaacttttgaAACCTATTCAATTTAAAGCCTTCATCAATCTTTATTATTGCAAACAATAATAGAGtagagaaaaagtgaaaaacatgatactttggataaaattttgcatttcaCTTTAATAAACTTCAACTTTTTAGGGTATAAGATTCATTTACAGCTTATCATTCTAGGTGAAGCTTTTACTATTTGTCTATTATTTTTAATGGCTATCAAATTGATTTATGCACCAAGAGTACGATAGTTACAAGATGGTATTGGCCCAGTCGTTGGCTCAAATTAGGTCGGGTTGATACCCATTTACAAACGGGATTTTGCTATTCCTCCAACTGTGTAGATGAAACACAagatttattgatgatttctccttttttttctcccctaTTTACTACTTGAAATAACAAATATGAATAATTGAGATAAATAGAAGTTCCAAAATCAAATGGTTTTATAAGTTTTACactttaatagaaaaaataaatttataatctaataGAAATATGGTAAAAACTATCagtctttttatataattttccaTAAACAGTGGCTGATATACTCTTGTGcatgtttatatatgtgtgtgtttgtattcaTTTATCATCCTCAACTTTTTcttgaaattacaaatatgCCTTGTCCATTTAAAATCGATCTCTTTCACCCGCTTCTCTCACACTCTTGTATTATTGCATAGCaacagcaaccaaacaaaaagctCGCAACTCGCGACACCATACTCTTCGAATCTTCGGTTACCAAAGCATGTGTTCCATCAAGTCTTCAATTGCATCTAAAATTACAATGGATTTGACTTTGAGGATTTGTTAATGGATTGGGCCTTGAAGATTCGGTGTGGCCACGTGTACGTGAATTTGGGGCAGCGGCGTGGGCAATTTTGGTAATTGCATTATATTCCCTGAACTTACTCAACACTCTGACAAAAGATAtagcttttttttaattttttttaatatacattatttttaatatgcTCATAATAATTATCTAGAAAcatataaatagttttttttttttttttttcgagaaaaTTATAGAGTAAATAGTTGAGTGATTCACTAGAGTAGTAATTTATTTCGATGAAaatgttttgttcttttctttgtaGTTGGGTAAAATTTAATATTCTGCATCATGTTTTTCTTGGAAATGTTACAGTAATTAGTAAATGCACTCTGTTACTGTTAGCATTTGTTTTCGTATCTGTGCTATTACAGCTTCTCAAATGAGTTCTTGGACATTCAAAACGCTTGTACAGCAATATGGTAGCAATTACCTATAGTCAACTACGGTACCAATGAGTTTTATATTAGTATAGGTGGGATTCAAATCCAGTTATCTTATTTGACAAGAAGTGACTTCATTAGTTAAGctaattaaaacttaaaaaaaaatgttgtagtaATTAGTAAAAGCAGTCTGTTTAGCTTCCCAAAAGGTTAAGGtagttgaaaacaaaaatttagatgtACAGCCCAGGtttcaagaaaagaaagggagaggTATCTATTATCTTTTGTTGTTGGTAAATTTTAAAACATGCAAACAAAGTTAACTGGTAAAGGGATAACAATTCTCCCCTCCTCTTCTTCCCCACTATACCATCTCATCTCATTTCCAAACATAAGTGCAGAAGCTTCGGTAGACTGATACGAATACATTGGAATTTGGAAGTAATGGAAGCACATTCGCAATTTCACACAGACAATAAGGTAAAACAAGTCACAcaagataataaaatttaaacgaTTTGAATGAACTACAAACACAACTCACAGTCCTTCACAAACCAAACTCATAAACACGATCGCATATCACACTCACAAACTAAAACCAAACCATATCCCATGACACCCATCTCACAACCAACCACTTCGTACTAACAATGCCTACCATTCTATTAAAGTTTTCTGCAcagtaaaaatattgtttataaCTTATGAAACACTTAAAGAAGCCGAACCTCAAATAATTAAACTTGAACAAATAGAAGTACCTCACCATGACCCATAGTAAATTTCCATGTCTTCCAGGAAACAATTCTCTGGTTTTCGTTCAACACCACATCAATTCTCAGGGACCAGGAGAATAATATAAGGAAGCAATCGTCTGCTACAAGTCCTTGCGTTAAGCTTACAATATTTTCGAAGGAAATTAAATCAAATGCAAACCAAAGGGAAAGAATGACATACCTAACATGCATTAAAGCTGGAGTCTTTCTAGCTTGTAGTCAATTTCTTTTCAGTAATGGTAGGAAATGGGCAATGACATCCCAAATTTGCCCCTTATTTCCTCGATTCTTGTTGTGAATTCCTCGGGCATACCCCATGAATTCAATTCACGTAAATTCTTTAGGTGCTTTAACCCAGTGGGAAACTTCAACTCCTTGCAAGACCTGATATCCAACTCCCTCAAATTTTGCATTGCTCCTTCCTCCACCTGCAGCTCTTCTATCATCTCTAGTTTCCAAAGTTTCAGAACTAGAAGCTTGGTAAATCTCCCTCGGGAGCAGAccatctctcttctttcataAGAACCAGAGTAGAAACAGAGTGATTTGAGATTGGGGAGTTTATCTAAAGCTGGCATCGGGTCATTCTTAAGCCCAGAGGCAGACAAGGTAAGGTCTGAGAGACTTTGTGGAAACTCAGATATGATGGATGGAATCTCTAGCTTTCCAAATAGATAGAGGCTGGTGAGATTTTCCATACCTGACAAAGACTCCAAGTATAGAACCTGAGGTTTGCTCATTTCATCAATAgatctcaaactcaaacattcaAGGTTGTTCAGTTTCACTACACACTTTGCCAATGCCCTTTGCTGTTGTGATGGTAATTGAAGTGCCAGTCCCAATTTCCGAAGGTTTGTCCACTTCTCCAGCCCATCCTTCAGATGACTGTCCTCACCCACGAAAACACCCCATAATGTTTGCAAGTTCTTCAAGGAATTGGAACTCGGTTGATGCGCGAATTTACTTCAATAAATCTGGTTCAAATATAGGTGCCGAAGTTCTTTCAGTTTCCATATTGAAGAAGGGAGAGTGTGGAGATAAGTATCCTTCACATCTAGAGTTTGAAGCTTCCGCAAGTTAACTATGGATGATGGGATCATCTCGAGGTAAGTCCACCTTAAGCCAAGATACTTCAGTTCAATCAAGTTTCCTATGGCATTGGGTAGTTGCGGTCTGAATACACGTTCAAGATCAAGAACCTTTAAAACTTTGAAGCATCCACTTGAAATGGCCTTGCGAAGGAAGTTCTCGATGTCTTCTCCAGGCTTAGTTCCCTCCCGTGTGTCAAAGGACAGGAAGGAAACATGCCTTTTATAACCTTGCAGATCAGCCGATGTTGTGTTTTTACCATGAATATGAGCAAAACTGGCgtcatttttgttaaaatgatCAGCAAGTTGCCGATCTGAACTCAAACATTTGGACAGGCAGAGCTCTAGCAAAGCATTTGGCAAGCGACATGTCTTTACTTTCCCATTAATCTTTTTTTGTACTACTTGAATCATGTTCAGGCCAATCAATTCAGATAAATACTTCTCTGCAACATCTTCTAGAGTTTCTTTCTCAACATCACTTTGTTTCACCAACCCTTGTGCAACCCACAAAGCAATTAGTCTCCTTGTAGGAATTTCAAAGTTGCAAGGAAAGAGTCTGAAGTAAGAAAAACATTTCTTCAAATCTTCACTCAAATCTTCATTCTCCAAGGTTTTGGACCATCCGTTTTGGAAATGATCATTGATAGGCACCCTTCTCAAATCCAGAGCAGTCACATCTTTTCCTGAAAATTTATCCACAAGATATTCAATGGCTTGGGGTAAGCCCCCACATCTTTCCACTACTTCCTTTAGTGCTTCTGTGTGTGACGGTGACAGATTATCAGGTGGAACCTGTGCCCTCTGGATAAACAACCGCCAGCTCTCTTCTTTGGTTCGAAGTTGAAGTTGGTAGGGTGTGTTATCTTGATTAGCATGTGAAGCTACAGTCCTGCTGTGTGTGGTCAGCAAAATTTTACTTCCATTTGTGGTTTTCGGGAATGCTTCTTTTAGAGTATCCCAGGCTTCCTTTGTCAAGATGTCCAGAACAAGAAGGAACTTTCTTTCCTTCAAGAACTTGTTCATTTTGTTGATCCAGAAATCCTTTCCATCTGGTTCCTCCTGTAATTCACTAATCTTTAGGACCTGGATTCCCACATCTTCTAGAAGTGTGTTGACATCATTGGACTCTTGAGGTACCAATACCCAAGCACGGAAAGGGAAATGATTGACAATGGCTTTATGGTTATACACAATTTTTGGAGAGTTGTCTTACCTATGCCCTGCATCCCTACAATGGAATCAACAGAGATGTCCTCATTGTTGGTTAGTCGTGAGACTAATTCATGTGTGTCTTCTTCAAAGCCGATGCTTGATCTAGACTTTTGTCTTAGTTCAATGTGGTATACCTTGGTACTTCTATTCTGAAGATTGATAGTATGTTTGATTCGCTTGATTTCCATGCAGAGCTTTGACCCATGTCCTGTGTTGTCTAGATGATTCTCCCTGCCTTTGgctgaatttatatatatagttatggAATCCTCTGCATCAAGAGAGATGCATCTCATTTTTTCCAAGCAAGCCATTCTTGAATAATTTACACCTTCAGTTGCTTTTGGATCTTCAAAAAGTTTACATAAGTCCTTCAACTGGTTCAATAATGCCTTGACTTCAAGATATACGTCTATAAGTATATCTTGTTCCTGATTGAGATGACGTTGGATCTTGTTTACAGCAGATATCGTGTCATCTATGGGGACAGGGTTATTCTGAGATTGGAGACTCTGCTGTCGTCTTCTGATAAATTTGAAACCGTATGTCTCCTTTCCTTGGTAAAGACCAGAAAAGCCAGCATTGATCCACTGAATGTCCTTCCGGAGCATCAAGTTTTGTATCCAAGAATACACATCTGGAGGCAATCTATTTGCATAATCTGTTCTCTGTTCGCTATCAATCTGAACCTCTAAATGCAGAAGTTGTACTACATCTTTTACAAAAGCTTTCAATAATCTTGATTCTCTTCTAATCCACTTGAATTCATTGTCCAACATGGGAAGTATTGTGTAATTCAAGAAAAGGGCCACAATGCAAACAATGGCAAGGATGATTAGGCCACAATAGCAAGTAGTCATAAATGACTTAAGGGAACAAAAGAAATCATGGAGAAGGTAAATGATGCGCCCATACAGATGACAAATGGAACAATAAAGGACATCAATGACAAACGAAAGTAGAATCCAAAAGACACGATAGAGATTaggaaaaataagagaaatctGGAACCGCAAGACCTGATAGAGAATTTTAAAACCAAGGAAGAAGTCCATGATTACTTTCTTCCTCTTGATATGCAAAACAGCTTTTCTTCAAGGTAAGAAATCTGTAATTGCATGTTGCATTGTGGCTGAAAAATGACTATCTGAATCTGAAAGAACAGGGTTCCAGCAAGAAGCGGACATGCTTTTGATAAATCTTTTGGTGGTGGACTGAAACTTTTAGCAGAAAAAACTAGTTGAGAGTAGAGAGTTGCAGAGAAATTTTCAGCAGAATATTGGAGGGTAGATAGTGGAACTCCTCCAAGTTGGTCAATGCATGCCTACGATTAAGATAATAATTTTGCTAGAGCTCTATTTCTAGCCaatgagcaaataaataaataaattttttttttttttgatgaaccaacatatttattaaaccaacaacaaaaactacACAGCCAAGGAAAGAGCCTCAGCTTTAATAACAGAAACAAAGCAAGGAGGCCCCAACCCCACATCAAAAGAGCCAAAGTAGTTGTTTGACAAAGGCCACTTGGCTAATACATGAGCAGCAACATTTGCTTCTCTAGCTACCCAACTGAAACTACAATTAgagaaattcaattttaaagCTAAAACATCAGTGCAGCTGGTTTTTATTCTCCAAGGAGCTTCTTGGTTAGGACACCTCAGCGCATCAATGCAGGTCTTCGAGTCACTCTCAATGGAAATGGAGTCAGCATCCAAGTTTGCTGCCAAGTTGAGAGCCCAGGTTATAGCTTCTGCCTCTGCTTGGAGAGGGAGTGTGGTGTTTACTCTTTTAGAGCAAGCAAACACCACCTCCCCTCTCCAATCTCTAGCTATAGCTGCAATGGATGAACTCTCAGTGTTGCAGGCAGCATCAACATTGACCTTAATAGTGTCCCTATCTAGTTTAGACCAAGCTGATTGGATCCTATTGCTTGAAGACCCCAACGGGGACTCAAGAACCTTCTTGAACCCAGCAATAGATCTGGATGTCTTTAACAACATCCCATCCAAATTAGGAGAAATTCCCTCAAATTGAACTTGGTTTCTTAACTTCCATACCACATCACATATCACTGCACCGTGTAGTAAAAACTCTGCCTTAATAGATGAATTCAACCCAACTGCATTTGGAGGAGATATTAAGGTTTGAATGAATtgggaggaggaagagagacccAAACCATCAAACTTGAACCCCCAATGGCTGTTAAACCAAATAGCTTTAGTCAATGGGCACATAACAAATAGATGGAGACAAGTCTCATCTTCCATGCCACATAATGAGCAGGTCGTATCtccaatattaatatatttagcCAACAAGGATTTAGTAGGGAGACAATTTGCTGCAATCCCCCATAAATGCATTTTTAGTCTCTCATGAATCTTGGTTTTCCAAATTTCTCCCCTTGACACATCTTGACTAGTAGGCGGGTTCTCTCTCCGGCCAAGCCAATAAGCTGATTTCACTGATATTTGCCCATTAGAAGTGGCAGTCCATATCCACTTGTCAGCTTGTGAGTGGAAGGAAATAGGAATTCTCTGAATAGCTTTGATAGTTTGTTCATCAAATAAGTTTCTGAGCTTATGATAGTCCCACCCTTTAAGACTTGGATTAATGAGTTGAGATACAATCAGTGAAATGTCTGGATTAGAGCCTTCCTTTGGGCGAGGGATGAAAGAAGGTAAATCAGGAATCCACGGATCCAACCAAGTTCTAATAGATTTCCCACTGCCAACTTGAAAGCAAGCACTTTGAGCTATAAGATGTTTTGTACCTTCAATGCTTCTCCAAGTGGGAGATGAGCTACCCGCAGTTTGATGGTTCAACCAGTTGGATCGAACCTTATACTTTGCTCTTAATATCGTAACacaaagacatttttttttccgaCAGTGTCCACCAAGCCAATTTGGAGAGAAGGGCTTGGTTGAAATCTCATGCCTTCCTAAAGCCCAAACCACCTTCCTTCTGAGGCCAACATAAGGATGACCACGCCATTGGGGTCAAATATTGTCCCTCTCTTGATTTTGGGTTCCACCAGAACCGTCTTATCACCCCATCCAATTGCTCACAAAGAGCTTTTGGGAATTGGATGGTTGACATATGATAGGCTGGAATGGTCTGAGCAACTGACTTGATAAGGGTGGCTCTTCCTGACCATGATAGGTTCTTACTTTTCCAACCAAAGGCTATAGACTATTTACAATAAATTAGTCCCTCCAAGATTGTGacatttgtttatttagttATTGACGTTTTAATTTTATCCTTTGACCCCAAAAATTGGTTAATGTTACATATCCTTCCAGCAGCATCCATCTGGAGGTTGCTGTTAAGTGGCTAGAACAACACCTTGGGGccaatgtatatatttttttttgtcacatttttaAGTCATTATTAATTTGGATGCACTATAAGTATTTACCCTAAACTATAAATTGTGATATCCCttaaaagtttgaaaataaGCAATTGACCCTCTAATCTTGTTCAAAATAATTGTCAGAAATCGCCTCAAATATCTATTTTGACTTGGCTACcattattaggtttttttttttttttttttttaaatatataaatcatattttaatttattgccGATGGAAATTATATTCTTTGTCAAAGTAGTAGTGTTGTACTCTTTGTCCACCAAGAAACAGGTTTCAAAGCTTTATATGTAGGTAAGGATGTAAAGGGTTTGATATTTTGATGGCTTTGCCTCTAGAAGTCCTTTTAGAAGAACATGAATGAATTTCTTCTCAGAGTTGTTTGGAAGTTATTTTTGAGTGAAAGGATACTTACATTTGtgtcttgaaaatatttttattatgttagTGTGACagcattgtgtttttttttttttttcataaaccaTTGGGATCTGTGTTCTAATTTTTACTGAATTTGTAGTATGTCACCAGGAAAATGCAACTAAAATAACATAAGAGCAAGAGAAAGACAAAATATAAAGGAGGCTCCTTTATTTGCTTTTACGATTAATGGAGCCAATTTTACTTAGCTGTGTCCAAAAATAAAGGAGAGTTAGTACTGAGCGGTTTCGAAGGAGGCTCCTTTGGTGCTTGTGCATTTGatttaagttatatatatatatatatatatatatatatacacacacacatatggtACACACTCTTAATTTGTGTGTACCTATTTACCTACTCTTAATTGTTATTCAtcgatataaaaataaaaataaaatatgtattaaaGATTTATTTGAGATctgcttattttattgaaattattttttttttactaaaagtactgtagataaatataaaagttaactaaaatagtacagtgtgactcatgaataataataaaaataagtggaataataaaataatttggcaaaaataatctttgccaaacgaacactaagggtctgtttgaaatctatttattttgttaagacTAAAAACATTTTGCTAAAATTATTGTAGATAAAGatagttagctgaaatagtatagtaggacctatgaatagtatcaaaaagtgcagtgagactcatgaacagtagtaaaaataagctgaataaaaaaataagttggcaaaattaatcatgccaaatGGACACTAAttaaaaagtaagttttttttttttttttttttctattgagtttatttttgctattatttatgagtcttatttcagtttttgatactatttatgagtctcactgtactattttagctatcTATTagctttatctatagtattttcagtaaaaagttttcaatttcaactaaataaactatTTCCAAACAGACACTAAATAGGATAATATCTTATGTTAATGGTTAAGATTATGTAGGTAtggatatatatagatataaatatatatatatatatatatatatatatgtaaggttgaatttattcaaccatctaattggctttattccgtgccaaatttgcttgtaattcagcatttaataaccctatatttaggtgggtttgatgtaagggtagtgagtgagatagagtgaagattgctcaagagtgcgcaagaaaacagagactcgcggctgggactcgcgggtgactcgcggctgcaagccgccagacgcagcaaacgtgccaagcatgctggaaggtgaacagtcatgcaagctggagcactacaggacaaaacaggacaactggccatacggttaactcgtgactggatctcgcgacttagtcaagtcgcgaggtcaagccgcgagccacccctgttttgtaaaacctgacgtttcacattcctctcccactccagtataaataccccttttacccacgattgaaagagagcttccagagagaattttgagagagaaaccctaaagaaaaacaagattgtttcgcccacaatctataccttagagtctctacaaattcctcaactctcttcctctccattgtcaaatccttgagaggcattataccaaacctggttctcatcatcatcatcattatgagacagctgtttggatttctgggaagcagttaggaaggaaccaatcttcattggttgatgctacggtctagtagcggaatccgggaagctagaaaagaaaaaggttcggcgcaacctcattggagcaagaagcttggagggcttaggtgcactgggtagattaggcttggagggtctattgttgtccatgtatcccaattgtattttctagtggattgtttaccgcttggagggcggcggagaggttttacgccgagagcttcggtttcctcttcgataacacatcgcgtgttgtctttgtgtttgcatcttccttcctctctatctttgcctttatactatctgctgtggattttattttgtgttggcttagatagattttaaccaatttcatattatagcatatgttaagtttccgcacactagttgtttgacatattgcttaaattggttaagttgtaatttgggggtctaaacgttcaagggtgtttttacacgtttttgaactttcaattggtatcagagcgggtacacttgttgtggttttattacctaagtgtgatcctagacccctgtgttgtggttgattgttttggaatataccatgctgaattgtagcttaagtgtttgtgaaaatgactctatgcatatgtctgaaaggtgtcttactgatgatcttgtagagttgttaaaaactaagaaacatgctagagtatttgttcacatactggaatatcttgaaaatcagaatcatgtcttacacagtagcatatctgagtctaaatcattgattaagaaatataaaagaaagaatagaatgttgtgtgagatgattgagaatctgaaaatgaaaaatcaatctgaaagaagcatgaaaactgatgatgagtttgtgtttgaaggtcaagaatgtctgtcacatgtgaacctatttgtgcatacctcattgaaggtgtttaatgcgtgtttgtggtatcttgacagtgggtgttctcgccatatgacaggggataagtcactatttaagacactcaaagaaaaggttggtgactatgtgacctttggtgatg encodes:
- the LOC115989856 gene encoding putative disease resistance protein At1g50180; amino-acid sequence: MTTCYCGLIILAIVCIVALFLNYTILPMLDNEFKWIRRESRLLKAFVKDVVQLLHLEVQIDSEQRTDYANRLPPDVYSWIQNLMLRKDIQWINAGFSGLYQGKETYGFKFIRRRQQSLQSQNNPVPIDDTISAVNKIQRHLNQEQDILIDVYLEVKALLNQLKDLCKLFEDPKATEGVNYSRMACLEKMRCISLDAEDSITIYINSAKGRENHLDNTGHGSKLCMEIKRIKHTINLQNRSTKVYHIELRQKSRSSIGFEEDTHELVSRLTNNEDISVDSIVGMQGIESNDVNTLLEDVGIQVLKISELQEEPDGKDFWINKMNKFLKERKFLLVLDILTKEAWDTLKEAFPKTTNGSKILLTTHSRTVASHANQDNTPYQLQLRTKEESWRLFIQRAQVPPDNLSPSHTEALKEVVERCGGLPQAIEYLVDKFSGKDVTALDLRRVPINDHFQNGWSKTLENEDLSEDLKKCFSYFRLFPCNFEIPTRRLIALWVAQGLVKQSDVEKETLEDVAEKYLSELIGLNMIQVVQKKINGKVKTCRLPNALLELCLSKCLSSDRQLADHFNKNDASFAHIHGKNTTSADLQGYKRHVSFLSFDTREGTKPGEDIENFLRKAISSGCFKVLKVLDLERVFRPQLPNAIGNLIELKYLGLRWTYLEMIPSSIVNLRKLQTLDVKDTYLHTLPSSIWKLKELRHLKDGLEKWTNLRKLGLALQLPSQQQRALAKCVVKLNNLECLSLRSIDEMSKPQVLYLESLSGMENLTSLYLFGKLEIPSIISEFPQSLSDLTLSASGLKNDPMPALDKLPNLKSLCFYSGSYERREMVCSRGRFTKLLVLKLWKLEMIEELQVEEGAMQNLRELDIRSCKELKFPTGLKHLKNLRELNSWGMPEEFTTRIEEIRGKFGMSLPISYHY